From Salvia splendens isolate huo1 chromosome 3, SspV2, whole genome shotgun sequence, a single genomic window includes:
- the LOC121795357 gene encoding aminopeptidase P2-like: protein MESALSLSTARMLARSPFHLHARSRFGLLNIYPQFRRNINYYLPRSPFKSLAPHNLQVSASISARPSSELRKKPNNSEPDDKLTAIRELFVRPDINIDAYIIPSQDAHQSEFIAECYTRRAYISGFTGSAGTAVVTKDKAALWTDGRYFLQAEQQLPSGWILMRAGNLGVPTTSEWLNGILAPGSRVGIDPFLFSSDSADELKEAISQKNHELVCVYDVNLVDEIWKESRPKPPNRLVRVHDLKYAGVDVSSKLSSLSSELSNADSSAIVISMLDEIAWLLNLRGSDIPHSPVMYAYLIVEIDGAKLFINDAKINPDVMDYLKNAGIEVRPYESILSEVESLAAKGACLWLDTSSVSIAIVNAFKSACDKYSGTSGNVNKNKRTVANGPVNKSRGPAAVYKSSPISFAKAIKNEAELEGMRNSHLRDAAAMAQFWAWLEEEIGSGAILTELDVADKLLEFRSRQDGFLDTSFDTISGSGANGAIIHYKPEPNNCSIVDPEKLFLLDSGAQYIDGTTDITRTVHFGQPSSWEKECFTRVLQGHIALDQAIFPDNYPGFVLDSFARSSLWKIGLDYRHGTGHGVGAALNVHEGPQSISFRFGNMTPLLRGMIVSNEPGYYEDHAFGIRIENLLCVKEVHTPYRFGGVDYLGFEKLTFVPIQTKLCDLSLLSTTEIDWLNDYHKLVWEKVSPFVEGSAYQWLKDNTRPVVKP, encoded by the exons ATGGAGTCTGCCCTATCTCTCTCCACCGCTAGAATGCTCGCTCGCTCCCCCTTTCACCTTCACGCCCGGAGCCGCTTCGGCCTCCTCAACATATACCCCCAATTTCGCCGCAATATCAACTATTACCTCCCCAGATCCCCCTTCAAATCACTCGCTCCTCATAACCTCCAAGTTTCCGCCTCCATATCTGCCAGGCCCTCCTCGGAGCTGCGGAAGAAGCCCAACAACTCTGAGCCCGACGACAAGCTCACCGCGATACGCGAGCTCTTTGTCAGGCCCGATATCAACATTGATGCTTATATCATTCCATCTCAGGATGCTCATCAG AGTGAATTTATTGCTGAGTGTTATACAAGGAGAGCATACATATCAGGTTTTACTGGTAGTGCAGGCACTGCTGTTGTCACAAAAGATAAAGCAGCTCTTTGGACAGATGGTCGCTACTTCCTCCAG GCTGAGCAACAGTTACCCTCTGGCTGGATTCTCATGAGGGCTGGTAATTTAGGAGTACCTACAACAAGTGAGTGGCTCAATGGAATCCTGGCTCCTGGCAGCAGAGTTGGGATAGACCCT TTCCTGTTTTCTTCCGATTCTGCAGATGAATTGAAAGAGGCCATATCTCAGAAGAATCACGAGTTGGTGTGCGTGTATGATGTTAATCTCGTGGATGAGATATGGAAAGAATCCAGACCAAAGCCTCCAAATAGACTTGTCAGAGTTCATGACCTGAAATATGCTGGTGTAGATGTGTCATCCAAGCTGTCTTCATTGAGTTCTGAACTAAGTAATGCTGATTCATCTGCAATTGTTATCTCAATGCTGGATGAGATTGCATGGCTGTTGAACTTG AGAGGTAGTGATATACCACATTCACCAGTCATGTATGCCTATTTAATCGTTGAGATTGATGGAGCAAAATTGTTTATAAATGATGCCAAAATCAACCCTGATGTAATGGATTATTTGAAGAATGCTGGGATTGAGGTGAGACCATACGAGTCCATCCTTTCTGAAGTTGAAAG TTTGGCTGCAAAAGGGGCATGCCTTTGGCTGGACACATCATCTGTTAGCATTGCAATTGTGAATGCTTTCAAATCTGCCTGTGATAAGTACTCTGGCACTTCCGGAAATGTCAATAAAAACAAAAGGACTGTGGCAAATGGCCCAGTCAACAAGTCACGTGGACCTGCTGCAGTGTATAAGAGCTCACCTATTTCTTTTGCTAAAGCCATAAAAAATGAAGCTGAATTAGAAGGAATGCGCAACTCTCATCTCAG GGATGCAGCAGCTATGGCCCAGTTTTGGGCATGGCTAGAGGAGGAAATTGGTAGTGGTGCCATTTTGACAGAATTAGATGTTGCGGATAAGCTTCTTGAATTCCGATCTAGGCAAGATGGTTTTCTGGATACAAGTTTTGATACTATAAGTG GTTCCGGTGCAAATGGTGCAATCATTCATTACAAACCAGAACCTAACAATTGTAGCATAGTAGATCCCGAGAAACTCTTCCTACTGGACAGTGGAGCTCAATATATAGATGGAACAACTGACATTACTAGGACTGTACATTTCGGCCAACCTTCTTCATGGGAAAAAGAATGTTTCACCAGAGTCCTTCAG GGTCATATTGCTCTTGATCAGGCTATTTTTCCTGATAATTACCCTGGATTTGTGTTAGATTCCTTTGCAAGATCATCATTGTGGAAGATTGGTCTTGATTACCGTCATG GTACTGGTCACGGAGTAGGAGCTGCACTGAATGTTCATGAAGGCCCTCAAAGTATAAGCTTTCGCTTTGGAAATATGACCCCATTGCTGAGGGGCATGATTGTCAGCAACGAACCTGGTTATTATGAAGACCATGCATTTGGCATCAGGATTGAA AATCTTCTTTGTGTGAAAGAGGTGCACACACCATATCGCTTTGGAGGAGTGGATTATTTGGGTTTCGAAAAACTCACATTTGTTCCTATTCAG ACCAAATTGTGCGACTTATCGCTACTCTCTACCACTGAGATAGATTGGCTCAACGATTACCATAAGCTAGTTTGGGAGAAG GTGTCTCCCTTTGTGGAAGGTTCCGCATATCAGTGGCTCAAGGATAACACGAGACCAGTTGTCAAGCCTTGA
- the LOC121796699 gene encoding serine/threonine-protein phosphatase 7 long form homolog, translated as MHENVRYWLDPFGFKAVMDCGKSMKVDNEPITALIERWRPETHTFHLPIGEATVTLKDVQAIWGLRADGLIFTGRDHHVGYPDWPSKYRDLLGWIPDTNTETKQGCLLMTALINQTMIPLGDDLPTYVYIQIARIHALILLGGLILPDTTGCKVPFMWLNAFEDPDEVRNISWGSAALSYLYHYLCEASIDKRKELGGPMMLLQLWAWERMPTLRPLFIGALVHEPYTPCGARWKGTTQIGNAPRYSVEHYCDQISLIRPDQFLWTPYAHCILPDYCSDMNGCSLCDTYLVCWSYIEAHEAGRVRRQFHRYQDVPQYVDRRLKNGDHLGQNDRRGKKGNNWGNTHQFYIREWDMRCERFQATEDAAMMSMNIPMSPGYMAWYNKITVTYLTQPGVRSTAGMNESASSMRLLVEGFQHVWHLTTEEEMDPRMRQIREIARHALQSTNHADVMEYPDSQHQDVVMPYQPQVIPPRRGVTGVRTGGHGFTNSSGYRNRIPIM; from the exons ATGCATGAGAATGTGAGGTATTGGCTTGACCCATTTGGTTTCAAAGCCGTGATGGATTGTGGGAAGTCGATGAAGGTCGACAATGAGCCTATCACGGCTttgattgagcgttggaggccggAGACGCACACTTTCCATCTACCAATTGGAGAGGCGACGGTGAccttgaaagatgtgcaagccATTTGGGGCTTGAGAGCGGACGGTCTCATTTTCACAGGACGTGACCATCATGTCGGATATCCCGATTGGCCTAGCAAGTACCgagatttgttgggatggataccggATACAAACACAGAGACAAAGCAAGGCTGTTTGCTGATGACCGCTCTGATCAACCAGACGATGATACCTTTGGGTGATGACCTACCTACATATGTATACATTCAAATCGCACGTATCCATGCCCTAATTTTGTTAGGAGGTCTCATTCTACCAGACACCACGGGGTGTAAGGTTCCTTTTATGTGGTTGAATGCATTTGAGGATCCGGACGAGGTGCGGAATATTAGTTGGGGAAGTGCGGCTTTGTCGTACCTGTATCATTACCTGTGCGAGGCTTCCATTGATAAGAGGAAAGAGTTGGGCGGGCCTATGATGCTTCTGCAgctatgggcgtgggaaagaatgcccacattgaggCCGTTGTTCATAGGAGCACTCGTGCACGAGCCATATACGCCATGTGGTGCCag gtGGAAAGGAACTACACAAATAGGAAATGCTCCTAGATATTCGGTTGAGCATTACTGTGATCAAATATCCTTGATTAGACCTGACCAG TTTCTGTGGACGCCATATGCACATTGCATACTGCCTGACTACTGTAGTGATATGAATGGATGCTCCTTGTGCGACACTTACTTGGTGTGTTGGTCCTATATTGAGGCACATGAGGCTGGACGAGTGCGCCGACAGTTTCATCGATACCAGGATGTTCCTCAATATGTAGATAGGAGGCTAAAAAATGGCGATCATTTGGGCCAAAATGATCGGCGTGGTAAGAAGGGTAACAATTGGGGAAACACGCATCAGTTCTACATTAGGGAGTGGGACATGAGGTGTGAAAGGTTCCAGGCTACCGAGGACGCCGCAATGATGTCCATGAACATTCCTATGAGTCCGGGGTATATGGCGTGGTATAACAAGATAACAGTGACGTACCTGACTCAACCTGGGGTACGGTCAACTGCTGGGATGAACGAGTCGGCTTCTTCGATGAGATTACTT gtTGAGGGTTTTCAGCATGTTTGGCATTTAACTACTGAAGAAGAAATGGACCCAAGAATGCGACAGATTCGAGAAATTGCTAGGCATGCCCTTCAGTCTACGAACCACGCCGATGTCATGGAGTACCCGGATTCCCAACACCAAGATGTGGTCATGCCTTATCAACCACAAGTAATTCCACCACGTCGTGGAGTGACTGGTGTTCGGACTGGTGGACACGGTTTCACAAACAGTTCAGGATATCGCAACCGCATCCCGATTATGTAG